The sequence below is a genomic window from Nitrobacter winogradskyi Nb-255.
GGTTCTTCCTGAAGATCACCCGGCAGCCCGTAAGCTGAGTGAGTTATTCGGTGACCACACCTTCTTTGTTGATGAAAGCGGCCTAAAGGTTCTGGAATCGACCGAGCCCGCGGCGGCCGAAGCCCAGAGGGGTTCGGTCGTTAGCCTGGCTGACTGGAACGACGGCAAGTTCAGCAGCTTGAGGCCGCACGATCCCGCAGTGACGGGAACGGTAATCGTGTTGGAGCAGTCGAAACAGTGATGTGATGGATTGATCGTCTTGCCGAGACGATCTCAGGCCATCCCCATGACAAGCAGATGTTGCTCATCCGACGAGCTGTGTTAAACAGCACTCCTGTCGATCAAATACTGAGGATCATATAGGAGTGCTATTTTGGCTAAGAAGACAAAGACGATCCGCCGCGAGTGGACGAAGGATGACGTGAAGACCCTCAAGCTACTTGCAAAGCAAAAGGCCGGCGTTGCGAAGATTGCAAAAAAGTTGAAGCGCACTCCCGGTGCAACGGCGGCGAAAGCCTATACGCTGGGCGTGTCGCTACGCATGCAGTAGCGGATCGCTGCAAAAGTACGACCGTCCCACTGATAATCACTCAGGTGATCTAAACGCAGCAGTCGGCGTGTCATTCAGGCATGGTGTGGCGAGGCTGGAGCCTTCCCGCTTCTGAGTGGATCAGAAGCGGGACTCCATGATGTGGTTTGACGCGTTCTTCACGGGAACCGGGATATCCCATTCCCTTGGTCAAGCCGAGTTGGTCAAGCCCGAGGATGTGATTTGCTTGGAAACGCTGGAACGGTTTAGATGCTGATGAAATATCCTGTTCCGCCATGGCCGGGCCCTGTCCCGCGACCATCTGAGTCTTGGCTTGTAGCTTTCCAATCAGGGCAGGAGCATCGGAGGCGCGCCCGTTATTGATGGCGTGCTTACGCGCTCGCAAAGAATTTCCTGTCTCATTCAGACAGAAGTTCCGGCATCACGGAAAGAGGGCTGCTCAGTTGCGGCGGCTGAAGATCGAGTGAGGCTGAAGATTCGCGCTATTGAGGTTGAGCGTCCAATTCCTGCTTGAGCGCATCGATCAATCGTTGATCATCCGTGCGTACCCTGAGGTATCCATTCCAGGTGATAGGGCCAACCTTTGTCGGACCCGTAGCATAGTGCTCCTTGAGCGTTCCGAACTGCTCTCGGTGCCGGGGCGGAATGAGAAGTTCCATCGTAAGGGCCTCTCGGTGAGTTATCGGTACGAATCAACAGCCATATGCGAGAGCGATTTTCTGGCCAGAGTATGTCAATGGATCAGGCAATCTCGCGCGGGATCTCCATGAGATTTCCGCCGTCAGCTTCTTGAACGTATGCAGCTTTCGGAGCGTTCAAATCGAATCGACTATCCGGTCTTTGTCCGGCATTCATCTTTCGGAGATCGGAAGGTAAGCCCGGACACGGGATCGAACAGATAGAGGTGATCGCGAACCAGCTTCACACCGGACACGTTTTCGGCCGCCACGATCGCTGCTTGCCGATGGGCCTCATCGGTGATCATGCCGCTGAGATAGACAATTCCATCCCGCACCGTGACCCCAAGTCCGGTCGGCTGCCATTCGTTCTTCTCGATCGATGCGATAACACGGCGTCGCACATGATCATCGTCGGCGGTCGGGTCCGGGACATCTCGTGCAAGGCTTGCAACGGCGCGGAGCAGGTCCGCTCGCGTCACAATGCCCACCAGTAGATCACCACGAATAACGGGTAGTCGCTTGATATTCTGGCGTTCCATCAGCCGCACCAGCTCTTCCAGCGGCATGTCTTCCGTCGCGGTGAAGAGAGTCTCTCGTGTCATGATCGCGCTGACCTTGCGACCGTGTTCACGCACGAAATCGATGGCGGCTTTCTCCGTCCCCATCAGAAAGTCCAGCCAGCGGATGCGAGGTCCGTGCGTCCCGATTTCACTACGGCGCATGAAGTCGCTTTCCGAGACGATGCCAAGCAGTCGACCCGCATCGTCGACCACTGGAAGGCCGCTGATATGACTTTCCAGCATCAACTTCGCGGCTTCGACGA
It includes:
- a CDS encoding CBS domain-containing protein; its protein translation is MRTHQIMTHKLITVKADTPIVEAAKLMLESHISGLPVVDDAGRLLGIVSESDFMRRSEIGTHGPRIRWLDFLMGTEKAAIDFVREHGRKVSAIMTRETLFTATEDMPLEELVRLMERQNIKRLPVIRGDLLVGIVTRADLLRAVASLARDVPDPTADDDHVRRRVIASIEKNEWQPTGLGVTVRDGIVYLSGMITDEAHRQAAIVAAENVSGVKLVRDHLYLFDPVSGLTFRSPKDECRTKTG